In Gossypium hirsutum isolate 1008001.06 chromosome A10, Gossypium_hirsutum_v2.1, whole genome shotgun sequence, the DNA window ATATAGTCATTTGCTCCCCTGAGGATCATGGAAACCTTGGAAAAGATGAAAAGAGAAGTGTCAAGTCATGCAGTTATTGGAAATCAAAAGGCATATAGACAACATGAGACTATGAATAAACTAAACTCGCACATTACTTCAAAACTTATATGTTCGCTTAACATGGTTGCAACAATACCAGTAACATAACAAAAAGTACAAAAGGAGAAAAGACATAGATATCAGAATGATATTGAACTGCAGCAAGAATAAAAGGAATTAGATTCCTAAGTTTGATTGCTAATAACATACCGCACTTGTGCTCTTGGTCCCTTTAATCATAACCACATCATCATCAGCAATGCGTTCCTCTACAACTTCATCAGCAAATCCAAGAAGTGATGAATCAAAAGTTTCTTCACCCTCCATATCAGCAAATGTCGAAACCTACATATCCATCAATGAGgaagaacattaaaaaagaaaagctCTTAGTAGACTATTTCAACTATTATGAGTTAAGAGAAATATAATCAAAAAGTTATTTTCTcaataaatttgaaaaagataAAGAACTAAGTCAAGTTACAAGTGATGCAGCCCTGAGAAAAGTAATTTCCAATTAGATCAAATTAACACAACTAAGTTTTGGAAGAATACAGTCCTTCACAGCATTGTCAGGGAGTGCACCTAGGCACACCTCCACCTAGCGCCTTAGCACCAGACAACAAAAGCAACTCAGACCTGTTCGGTCAAGGCCCATTTATCAGGCGCATCACTGGTGTGCCTAGCCATGTCTTTGTAAGGCAATAGGCATGAAACGGCCCACCTAATTGATgttctctttacttaattttatttttgactttTTCATTATTTCTCCTTTACTAACAAGAAAGGGATAGAATTAAACTTTGTACTTCTCAATATTTGAGCATTCAACAGCAGACAGAGACCACAAGAAAATCATGCATATTGACCTATAAAAAATTTGCATGTTTTGTAGATATAGATCAGACTTTAGAGTTTATAATATATCTTATGCCATAcatataaaaacatagaaaagcGCACATATACATATTGCACTTCACTCAGCTAGCTTCTTTTTTTGTGCTTAGCACCTAAAGGTAGCACATAGAGCGTGCCTCGTGCCCTAATAACAGTGGTGCTTCATAGAAAAGGGATTGATTATTAATCATAACCATCAATCAATTCGGCACTGGAAAGAACATGAATATGAGTTATACCGTAGCACAAAGCATGCAAAACTTATATGGTTATGACATAATTATCATTTCTAAGCTGAGTAGGAATGTACCATGGTTGCACCAGTTGCCTTAGCAACATGGCGCATATCCTCTTTTCGGACACGTCTCACAGCAATAGCTCCTGCCTCCACAAAATACTGATGAAGCAATAAAGATTTtaggaagaaaatgaaagaaaaaatagaaagtaAGCAGTTGGAGAAAAACAAATACAAAGGAAACTTGCCTTGAGTGCCATGTCATCTATCCCTTTTGTAGTCAGAACAACATTTGCTCCAGCTTTCAGAAGTTTCTCAATACGTTCTTTTGTCATATCAGCTTCTCTGTTGAGATATAGATGTCGTCAGTGCCACATTTAATGTATATGAATGTCTGCTTTAATATTTACCATAGGCATGTTCTAGATAATCTGATGAACTTCTACATATTTCAGaccagaaaaataaaaataataaaacaccaaGGGAAGCTGCAAACATGACTCTGCAAACAAGTTAACAGCTTTACGACTTATCACCTTTGACGAATTTTCTCCAGCTCCCTAGGATCGGTGACCAAGACTTGGACTCCTAACTGCATTTTTGTCTTCTGCAGATTAAAATCAAGACAAGCAATCTTGGCAGGGGAAACTCTTAAGGGCATTCCTTGTGCAGCACGGCCAGTGTTCAACGCATACCCATTCAGCAGGTAGCTATCTCTGGCACTTTTTCCATgtgcttttaaaacattaattccctgaaataagaaaaaggaattaATGACATAAAACAACTAAATGAAGGTCCAATTAAAGACAATGTACAATCTCTCACAGCATGAGCTCAAACAAGGACCTttaatatgaaatattttaaaatacctACCTTGATTGGGTATCTGACTTCTCCTCGTGCATTGGTCATCTTTACTGCCAAAACTGCTTCTACAACCTGTATATAACAAAATCAATATACGAGCTAAACAGACAACCTTACCCAGGTTTGATCCCTTGCATCTCATAAAAGATAGGAACGAAAACATTTGATGACTACAACAAGGAAATAAGATatagtaaaaattgaaaatatagaATCATTACTGCTGAAACCAGAAAACCTTGCTGTGGGAAGGGGAATGAAAGTTACAgatatatgtttgaaatgtttatgaaaaagaattaAGTAGGTCAGGAAAAAGAAAGGGTAAATATATTGATTAAACCAGTTGCCAGATTGCGGAGAGTTGAAAAATCTAATTACTTAACTGAGGCAATAATCATACCAAATTAGCGAAGAAGTCACTGTCACCAGCTATGAGCTTTGAGGACATACTCGTCTTGGCACAGTTTACTAGAGAATCTTTCCCAAGCTTCTCAACCTAGTAAAGAAAAACATAGGATGAATAAAAGGAACCAAAGCTATATAACATTGCAATAATAAATATCTACTGaataaaattcaatcaatttttaaaaacttcATACTTTACAATATATAAGGTCATATTCAATCACTTTTCAAACGGTGCTCAATAAGATGCTTACTTTCACGGCCAACTTTTCTTCTACATATTTGCATGCTTCCCTCATTGCTAGCTGCACAAACAAAAGAATCCAAAAACATGTTCAGATTCTACCACATGGATATATTCTAAACCAAAAAAACGTGACTCTGCTAGACAGATAAAGTTACTCACTCTGAAGCCGCTAATTATAGATGTTGGGTGAATTTTATTCCTAACCAGATCGTTTGCTCTCTGTAAAATTGCAAGAAAATCACATATCACCAAATAAGTAAGATTCTTAAAAAGAAAACTCAGTCTAAAATGAATGTTCTATGCATGGATCAAATCCTGTAGAGGAACAGATGCAATTACCTTGAGAAATTCTGCCGCCACAATAACAACAGAGGTTGTTCCATCACCAACTTCCCGATCTTGAAGCTCAGCCAACTCTACAAGTACCTGCCAAAGGAGATTTCAAATATATTACAGCAGGTGATGTCACTTGCCAACAGTAAAAGTCTTATCAGTAACATGCAAAATGCAGCTATTTGTCGACCTTGGCAGCTGGATGCTCTACTTCCAACATCTTCAGGATCGTAGCACCATCATTAGTAATCGTTACATCACCAATGTCATCAACAAGCATCTGaaataatcaaacaataaaaCATTAAAGCAAATGCAACATCACTAGCACGACCTCGCAACTAAAATTAAAACTATAACTACTTCATTTCTAACAATAATTGTTCTAAAAACAGCAAACGAATACAAAACTAAAGCGAAAGCAAGCGCGATTTCATTCGGCATTTAAATAGAAACTAGCGGAGATACCTTGTCGAGTCCAACCGGGCCGAGTGAGGATTTAACAATGTTGGCAACTGCTTGACACGCCATCACTGTCGAAAAGCCCCCCAAATGAAAAacgaaaagaaaataaacatttgTAAATAAATGACGCACGAAAGAGGAAATATACGGGAGTGAGTGAGTGAGAGAAGGTACCGTTTTGAGTGCGAACATCCTGACCAGATTGACGCTCGCCGAGAATATCTGGAGCTTGTGCTGCAATCGCCATTTAAGGTAAGAAAAAAGAGCGATCGAAATGCGAAAAAAGAATTGGCGGCGAAACCCTAGATCGGGATCTGAGGGGAGAAGGTGAAGTAGGGGAAGAAAGGGATTTGCAGAAAGACTTCAAAGAAGTGGGAAGAGTGAGTCGAGAATGTTCAAATCGTTAGGGTTCTACACTTTCTACTACAATGTTTTGATATTGTTAAATGTTGTTAAACGGCGTCGTGTGTTAACGACCCAATATAATTACCTAAGCTCTCATTTTTCAAGGCCCAATCTCCAAAGAATTAGCCTTAGAGAAAGCCCGTAGCTCGAAATTCTTTTCCTTACCTAAAGCCCCCTTCTAAGTTCAAATTTTACTTTCTTGCAGGaacaacttaattttttttaatttttgagatAATAGAAtgaagttatttaatttatttgatttttttaattaattaaaataagtaatatttttttaattaatttgagtaAATATTTTAAACTCGAAAAATTGAATAATCTTAAAAGTAAATTAGTGTAAATatcaaaatgagtaaattaattattctcggaaaaattatcaaaatttaaaatagtttatagaaatcaaaaaatatattaaaaatttaaattttataacaaataataataataataataatattctgaaaatttttaaattgctaaaatatgttttttttttcaaaatagtaaattatcaaatcatatatatacactacaGTAATACAGGttgccaaaaaaaatttaatactaataataaatattgatgtTCACATtcacattataatttttaaacttcCATCATTTTCGTTAAGAAAACAATCTAAAAGCATCATTCAAACAAGTCTCTGAATGAAAAAGGACATATACTTTGAATGAATTGTCTATGCCCTATGGCTTAAGTTAGGATTAGGAAAGTGTTGtctgataataataataatataactgTAGAAAAATACCTATTAATAAAAAAGCAACTTTTAACAACAAATTTCTAGGAGATTTGGGACATTTCTAAAACCTAAAAACAGTATCAAAAGCACTAGCAAAACAGAGGTTCAACGTAATAGAGCAAGTAAAGGAGAAGCTAAGGGTGAGTTTGAATAGGTGGTGGGTTTATATgtgattagtgtaaaaacagcgataACGGTGAAATTAGATATTATAGCAatattgtagcgtgagacaaaaagtaaattaaatacaCTATATTGCCGCCCCAAACCCACACGGGAATAGTGCAGTGCTCATATTTCTTCCCATGGTGAAAACATGGATGATATATAATTGGAATTCTTATATTGGTTccggaagaaaacaaaagaactTGATGCGATATGGAAGGTAAGCTAATTCTGCAATAGAGTATTTTCTTAAGGAGAATGATGAAAGCTTGGTAAATGCCAATAATGGCGCCTGTGAAAACCTTCCTAGACTTTCTATCGGAAGTTGTAGGTGGAATGGGGTCAGACAGAGATGACACTGGAGAAGGGGAAAATGGGTTCCATGGCGATAGTGGAGCTATACAAAGACCAAGGTTTCTGACAAATGAAGATTCACTTTCGTCAACATGGTAAACTCATTACGTGGATTGTTGACTATGCAAtccattagaaaaaaaaaacaaattttttaacGCACCGATTATTTtgcataattattttatttaaagtaataaaattaaaaaaagaaataccgtaaattctgatttttaaatataaaaagtatatcaATAGTTTGGAGATCATGATTTGTTGATGATGATGTAACAATTCCTGATAAATAAGTATTTTTCTGTGTATTATAATATCAGggtaaagttatttttttaaataagtattattttGGTGTAACAATCTCTGATAAATAAGTATTAAGACGGATAAAGTTATATctaggattttttttaattggtgTCGATATAAAAATATACACTCTTAAAAGTTATATCTAATAGGTTTTGAAGTCAATGATTTTGCGTTATATTGTTTGTATCATAATGTTAGAATATTTGAACTTGTAATTGATCTTCAGTCATCAACTAAATCATCAAAGTTACCTTAAACATTGAACATAATACCGTTTAATTAGAGCTGATGTCCACTCGAATTAGATGGTATTAAAGATGATGTAGATCATGTATCCATTTAGAATTATGCAAACTAagatttatatatttgtttttgagGAAGGTTTACGGTCAAAGATTTGCCAGATTATGCAAAACTTTTACTCGATAGTCGATATGGAACAATTCAGTTATTCTAATTTTAGGccttcatatcatttatttctTCCATGCAAGTGTATTTGTAACATCTTTGAAATTTTGGGGTGCTGCCTTAAGAAAAAAATTTCACCTTGCAGCAAGTTATACAAAATAAATGGAGTCACAACTGCATGAAAAAAAACCTTTGAGATAAATTCATTTGCGTTACTTCTTTGTGAATTGATTAACAAGTATGTGTAACAATGTATgggttataataaaaatatatatttttcaaccaATAACTAAATGGAATAAGTGGAGGTGGACTTCATCTCGGGCGTTTGGAATAAATTCGAATTTTTTAAGACTCTTTTGAATGGgcgatgaaattaaaaataatgatattaaaagctttaaaataaaattattatcataaatttttattaaaaagtgtataaaa includes these proteins:
- the LOC107896765 gene encoding T-complex protein 1 subunit alpha — its product is MAIAAQAPDILGERQSGQDVRTQNVMACQAVANIVKSSLGPVGLDKMLVDDIGDVTITNDGATILKMLEVEHPAAKVLVELAELQDREVGDGTTSVVIVAAEFLKRANDLVRNKIHPTSIISGFRLAMREACKYVEEKLAVKVEKLGKDSLVNCAKTSMSSKLIAGDSDFFANLVVEAVLAVKMTNARGEVRYPIKGINVLKAHGKSARDSYLLNGYALNTGRAAQGMPLRVSPAKIACLDFNLQKTKMQLGVQVLVTDPRELEKIRQREADMTKERIEKLLKAGANVVLTTKGIDDMALKYFVEAGAIAVRRVRKEDMRHVAKATGATMVSTFADMEGEETFDSSLLGFADEVVEERIADDDVVMIKGTKSTSAVSMILRGANDYMLDEMERALHDALSIVKRTLESNTVVAGGGAVEAALSVYLEYLATTLGSREQLAIAEFAEALLIIPKVLAVNAAKDATELVAKLRAYHHTAQTKADKKHFSNMGLDLLNGTVRNNLEAGVIEPAMSKVKIIQFATEAAITILRIDDMIKLMKDESQNEE